In one Pseudarthrobacter sp. NBSH8 genomic region, the following are encoded:
- a CDS encoding regulatory protein RecX, with product MARAIVLRQLTSSAKSRLQLARKLAERNIPEDVAEAVLDRFQEVRLIDDAEFADMWVRSRSQSRKLAKGALRRELADKGIDADTAAVALEQLSDADEEVAARLLVERKLRAGTDLSDRAERDKITRRLASMLGRKGYQRSQAFRIVGEVLDAQAETQTGAPDGPLDS from the coding sequence GTGGCGCGGGCCATCGTGCTCCGGCAGCTGACCAGTTCGGCCAAGAGCCGGCTGCAGCTGGCGCGGAAACTGGCCGAGCGGAACATCCCGGAGGATGTGGCGGAAGCCGTGCTGGACCGCTTCCAGGAGGTCCGCCTCATTGACGACGCTGAGTTCGCCGACATGTGGGTGCGCAGCCGTTCGCAGTCCCGGAAGCTCGCCAAAGGGGCCCTCCGGCGCGAGCTGGCGGACAAGGGGATTGACGCGGATACCGCCGCCGTCGCGCTGGAACAGCTTTCCGACGCCGATGAGGAAGTGGCTGCCCGGCTCCTGGTGGAACGCAAGCTCCGGGCAGGCACGGATTTGTCGGACCGCGCCGAGCGGGACAAGATCACCCGGCGGTTGGCGTCCATGCTGGGCCGCAAGGGCTATCAGCGGTCGCAGGCGTTCCGGATCGTCGGAGAAGTGCTCGACGCACAGGCGGAGACCCAAACGGGCGCACCGGACGGCCCGCTGGACTCATAG
- the miaB gene encoding tRNA (N6-isopentenyl adenosine(37)-C2)-methylthiotransferase MiaB, whose amino-acid sequence MSLTIPSPASGTAPSADPALQQPRTYQVRTFGCQMNVHDSERMAGMLEAAGYVPASGEQADVVVFNTCAVRENADNKLYGNLGMLAPVKAANPGMQIAVGGCLAQKDRETILKKAPWVDAVFGTHNVGALPVLLDRARHNNEAQLEILESLDVFPSTLPTKRDSVYSGWVSISVGCNNTCTFCIVPALRGKEKDRRPGDILAEIQALVDDGAIEVTLLGQNVNSYGVEFGDRQAFSKLLRACGEIEGLERVRFTSPHPAAFTEDVIDAMAETPNVMPQLHMPLQSGSDKVLKDMKRSYRSTKFLGILDKVREKIPHAAISTDIIVGFPGETEEDFQATLDVVEQSRFATAFTFQYSKRPGTPAADLPDQLPKAVVQERFERLTALQDRIAAEENATQLGRRVEVMVTAHSGRKSEETHRLSGRSQDQRLVHFSVPEGAETPRPGDLVTVTITEAAAFHLVADPSVQDYSLRRSRAGDAWDRSQADSCGAPAPAAAGGAGRSGVSLGMPTLPVRSR is encoded by the coding sequence GTGAGTTTGACCATTCCTTCCCCCGCATCCGGTACCGCCCCGTCAGCCGACCCTGCCCTTCAGCAGCCCCGTACCTATCAGGTACGAACCTTCGGCTGCCAGATGAATGTGCACGATTCGGAGCGGATGGCAGGCATGCTCGAGGCCGCGGGCTACGTGCCGGCCAGTGGCGAGCAAGCCGACGTCGTGGTGTTCAACACCTGCGCGGTACGGGAAAACGCGGACAACAAGCTCTACGGCAACCTGGGCATGCTGGCGCCCGTCAAGGCCGCCAACCCGGGGATGCAGATCGCCGTCGGCGGCTGCCTGGCGCAGAAGGACCGGGAGACCATCCTCAAGAAGGCTCCCTGGGTGGACGCTGTCTTCGGCACTCACAACGTCGGGGCGCTCCCGGTACTGTTGGACCGGGCCCGGCACAATAACGAAGCCCAGCTGGAGATCCTCGAATCCCTGGATGTTTTCCCCTCCACCCTGCCCACCAAGCGTGATTCGGTCTATTCCGGCTGGGTGTCCATCTCGGTCGGCTGCAACAACACCTGCACGTTCTGCATCGTCCCGGCCCTGCGCGGGAAGGAAAAGGACCGCCGCCCGGGGGACATCCTTGCGGAAATCCAGGCCCTGGTAGATGACGGCGCCATCGAAGTCACCCTGCTGGGCCAAAACGTGAACTCCTACGGCGTGGAGTTCGGTGACCGGCAGGCGTTCTCCAAACTCCTGCGCGCGTGCGGGGAAATTGAAGGCCTGGAACGGGTCCGCTTCACAAGTCCCCACCCAGCAGCCTTCACCGAGGACGTCATTGACGCCATGGCCGAAACCCCCAATGTCATGCCGCAGCTGCACATGCCGCTGCAGTCCGGATCCGACAAAGTCCTGAAGGACATGAAACGGTCCTACCGGTCCACCAAATTCCTCGGCATCCTGGACAAAGTCCGCGAGAAGATCCCGCACGCCGCCATCTCTACTGACATCATTGTCGGCTTCCCCGGCGAAACCGAGGAAGACTTCCAGGCCACCCTCGACGTTGTGGAGCAGTCGCGCTTCGCCACCGCTTTCACGTTCCAGTACTCGAAGCGTCCGGGTACCCCGGCCGCGGACCTGCCGGACCAGCTTCCCAAGGCCGTGGTCCAGGAGCGATTTGAACGCCTGACCGCACTGCAGGACAGGATTGCCGCCGAAGAGAACGCCACGCAGCTTGGCCGCCGGGTAGAGGTGATGGTCACTGCCCATTCAGGGCGCAAGTCCGAGGAAACCCACAGGCTGTCCGGCCGGTCCCAGGACCAGCGGCTGGTGCACTTCTCCGTTCCCGAGGGGGCAGAGACGCCGCGTCCCGGGGACCTGGTCACCGTGACCATCACCGAAGCTGCAGCCTTCCACCTCGTGGCCGACCCCTCTGTGCAGGACTACAGCCTGCGGCGCTCCCGCGCGGGGGACGCCTGGGACAGGTCCCAGGCCGACTCGTGCGGGGCTCCCGCGCCGGCTGCCGCAGGCGGCGCCGGCCGGAGCGGGGTCTCGCTGGGTATGCCCACGCTGCCGGTCCGGAGCCGCTGA
- the miaA gene encoding tRNA (adenosine(37)-N6)-dimethylallyltransferase MiaA, whose amino-acid sequence MAQPPVIAVVGPTGSGKSDLSVNLALELDGEVINADAMQFYRGMDIGTAKITPAERKGVPHHLLDILDVTEEASVSVFQQQARSIVSGIHARGKRAILAGGSGLYVRAALDILEFPGTDPVLRGQLEAELEEVGRDVLLARLGDVDPVSAARVSDSRRIIRALEVHELTGRPFSSFMPQREYFQPAVQIGLAVDRDVLRERLAQRVHTMVDQGLLAEVRRLDAAGLRGGKTAPRALGYAQFLKVLDGGSTVAEAAEDTIVATRQFARRQLTWFRADPRIGWLDWRAPDLAAQAVALSR is encoded by the coding sequence GTGGCCCAGCCTCCGGTCATTGCCGTTGTTGGTCCCACGGGGTCAGGAAAGTCCGATCTATCCGTGAACCTTGCCCTGGAACTGGATGGCGAGGTCATCAACGCAGATGCCATGCAGTTCTATCGCGGGATGGACATAGGCACCGCCAAGATCACGCCGGCAGAACGCAAGGGCGTTCCCCATCACCTTCTGGACATCCTGGACGTCACGGAGGAGGCCAGCGTTTCAGTCTTCCAGCAGCAGGCCCGGAGCATCGTCAGCGGTATCCACGCACGCGGCAAGCGCGCCATTCTGGCGGGCGGTTCGGGTCTCTACGTTCGGGCTGCCCTCGACATCCTCGAATTCCCCGGCACAGATCCTGTCCTCCGGGGGCAGCTTGAGGCTGAGCTCGAGGAAGTCGGCCGGGATGTCCTCCTGGCGCGGCTCGGGGACGTGGACCCGGTGTCAGCGGCCCGTGTCTCCGATTCGCGCCGGATAATCAGGGCGCTCGAAGTCCACGAGCTCACCGGCCGGCCGTTCAGCTCCTTTATGCCCCAGCGGGAGTATTTCCAGCCTGCTGTCCAGATCGGGCTGGCGGTGGACCGAGACGTCCTCCGTGAACGGCTGGCCCAGCGCGTCCACACCATGGTGGACCAGGGGCTGCTGGCGGAAGTGCGCCGCCTGGATGCGGCCGGTCTGCGCGGCGGCAAGACTGCGCCGCGGGCCCTGGGCTATGCCCAGTTCCTGAAAGTGCTCGACGGCGGCTCAACAGTTGCCGAGGCAGCCGAGGACACCATCGTGGCCACCCGGCAGTTCGCCAGGCGTCAGCTCACGTGGTTCCGTGCCGATCCCCGCATCGGCTGGCTGGACTGGCGGGCGCCGGACCTTGCGGCCCAGGCCGTGGCTCTCAGCCGGTAA
- the dapF gene encoding diaminopimelate epimerase gives MDATPEETTEPAFRPLGGLRFSKGHGTGNDFVLIADPDGVHTIDAGQVAALCDRHRGIGGDGLIRAVPSRYLSEGRELLLSSPEAEWFMDYRNGDGSLSEMCGNGVRVFVHFLRAEGLVDLPDGGVLTIGTRGGVKTVVRTGDSYAVDMGPWEFIFPGDATAKAMDSLVTADGLEVPRPALSVSMGNPHTVVALAELSELESTRLYTAPQVDPVPANGTNVEFVVPAEPLVHNGTGTVTMRVHERGVGETQSCGTGACAAAVAIRHWAGAEAPDSWQVNVPGGVVGVKFFAGAGGREHVELSGPAVIVATGTLS, from the coding sequence ATGGACGCAACCCCCGAAGAGACCACAGAGCCCGCCTTCCGCCCCCTGGGCGGACTCCGCTTCTCCAAGGGACACGGAACAGGCAACGACTTTGTGCTGATCGCTGACCCCGACGGCGTTCATACCATCGACGCGGGCCAGGTGGCGGCCCTCTGCGACCGTCACCGCGGAATCGGCGGCGACGGCCTGATCCGGGCCGTCCCGTCCCGGTACCTCTCCGAAGGCCGCGAACTCCTGCTCAGCAGCCCCGAGGCGGAGTGGTTCATGGACTACCGCAACGGCGACGGGTCCCTGTCGGAAATGTGCGGCAACGGGGTCCGTGTTTTTGTACACTTTCTGCGTGCCGAGGGACTGGTAGACCTGCCCGACGGCGGCGTACTCACCATCGGGACACGCGGCGGCGTCAAGACCGTGGTCCGGACAGGCGACAGCTATGCGGTGGACATGGGGCCGTGGGAATTCATTTTCCCCGGCGACGCGACCGCCAAAGCCATGGATTCGCTGGTCACCGCGGACGGCCTGGAAGTGCCCCGCCCGGCCCTGTCCGTCAGCATGGGCAACCCGCATACCGTGGTGGCGCTTGCTGAACTGTCCGAACTGGAATCCACCAGGCTTTACACGGCTCCGCAGGTCGATCCGGTGCCCGCCAATGGAACCAACGTCGAATTCGTCGTGCCTGCTGAACCCCTGGTCCACAACGGGACCGGCACGGTCACCATGCGCGTCCATGAGCGGGGCGTTGGAGAAACCCAGTCCTGCGGCACAGGTGCGTGCGCGGCCGCAGTGGCCATCCGGCACTGGGCAGGGGCGGAAGCACCGGACTCCTGGCAGGTCAACGTGCCGGGCGGCGTCGTGGGAGTCAAATTCTTCGCCGGGGCCGGCGGGCGCGAGCACGTCGAGCTCAGCGGGCCCGCCGTCATTGTGGCTACTGGAACGCTTTCCTGA
- a CDS encoding class I SAM-dependent methyltransferase, whose product MESAHYFSASPAGPFARKPLTVELAGETRTLQTSGGIFSPDGIDKGTAVLLAEVPAPDPTGNLLDIGCGWGPIALTLALRAPHAKVYAVDVNERCITLTTENAALLSLGNVLASTPDAVDPELRFDTIWSNPPIRIGKDELHSLLKMWLPRLAPGGSAWLVVQKNLGSDSLQRWLSTELDSSFTVSRESTSKSFRILRVRKAFQ is encoded by the coding sequence ATGGAGTCCGCACACTATTTCAGCGCATCGCCCGCCGGGCCGTTCGCCCGCAAACCGCTCACAGTGGAACTGGCCGGCGAGACGCGCACATTGCAGACGTCCGGCGGCATCTTCAGTCCCGACGGTATTGACAAGGGGACGGCGGTGCTCCTGGCCGAGGTCCCGGCCCCGGACCCCACAGGCAACCTCCTTGACATCGGCTGCGGCTGGGGGCCCATTGCCCTGACGCTCGCATTGCGCGCGCCGCATGCCAAGGTGTACGCGGTGGATGTCAATGAACGCTGCATCACGCTGACCACCGAGAATGCGGCCCTGCTGAGCCTGGGCAACGTGCTGGCCAGCACTCCTGACGCCGTGGACCCGGAGCTGCGCTTCGACACGATCTGGTCCAACCCACCCATCCGGATCGGCAAGGATGAACTCCACAGCCTCCTGAAGATGTGGCTGCCCCGGCTGGCGCCGGGCGGCTCCGCGTGGCTGGTGGTCCAAAAGAACCTGGGCTCGGATTCGCTTCAGCGCTGGCTCTCGACGGAACTGGATTCATCGTTCACCGTCAGCCGGGAGTCCACGTCCAAGTCCTTCCGGATCCTTCGGGTCAGGAAAGCGTTCCAGTAG
- the hflX gene encoding GTPase HflX produces MTSQPNTGSDPAAQDMSPEEIQAVIDRILAKDVPARNLTAADGDKAVFGRAQAISRLDDEHTSYDGDQQDREERRALRRVAGLSTELEDVTEVEYRQLRLERVVLAGLWSEGTLADAENSLRELAALAETAGSEVLDGMVQRRAKPDPGTFLGSGKALELKEIVMATGADTVVVDAELAPSQRRSLEDIVKVKVIDRTALILDIFAQHAKSREGKAQVELAQLEYLLPRLRGWGESMSRQAGGQVGGAGAGMGSRGPGETKIELDRRRIRTRMAKLRREIAAMKPARETKRANRRRNSVPSVAIAGYTNAGKSSLLNRLTDAGVLVENALFATLDPTVRKAETSDGLGYTLADTVGFVRLLPTQLVEAFRSTLEEVADADLILHVVDVSHPDPEGQIAAVRKVFSEVDARKVPEIIVLNKADAADPFVVERLKQREPRHVVVSARTGQGIAELLQAISDGIPRPGVKLELLIPYDRGDLISKLHETDAEILSLDHGEHGTRALVMVREGLAAELESFINHD; encoded by the coding sequence ATGACCAGCCAGCCCAACACCGGTTCCGATCCAGCAGCCCAGGACATGAGTCCCGAGGAGATCCAAGCTGTCATCGACCGGATTCTCGCCAAGGACGTACCGGCCAGGAACCTCACCGCCGCAGACGGTGACAAAGCCGTGTTCGGCAGGGCTCAGGCGATTTCCCGCTTGGACGACGAACACACCAGCTACGACGGCGACCAGCAGGACCGGGAAGAACGCCGGGCACTACGGCGCGTGGCCGGTCTGTCCACCGAACTCGAAGATGTCACCGAAGTCGAATACCGGCAGCTGCGGCTCGAACGTGTGGTCCTGGCCGGGCTATGGTCCGAAGGCACCTTGGCGGACGCGGAAAATTCCCTGCGTGAACTTGCCGCCCTTGCTGAAACAGCAGGCTCGGAAGTCCTGGACGGTATGGTGCAGCGCCGTGCCAAACCGGACCCGGGCACGTTCCTCGGTTCCGGAAAGGCCCTTGAGCTCAAGGAAATCGTGATGGCCACCGGGGCTGACACGGTTGTGGTGGATGCCGAGTTGGCACCGTCCCAGCGCCGAAGCCTGGAGGACATCGTTAAGGTCAAGGTCATTGACCGCACGGCCCTGATCCTTGACATCTTCGCCCAGCACGCGAAGAGCCGTGAAGGCAAGGCCCAGGTGGAGTTGGCGCAGCTCGAATACCTCCTGCCACGCCTGCGCGGCTGGGGTGAGTCGATGTCCCGCCAGGCCGGTGGCCAGGTGGGCGGCGCCGGCGCCGGCATGGGTTCGCGCGGACCCGGTGAGACGAAAATCGAACTGGACCGTCGCCGGATCCGGACGCGCATGGCGAAACTGCGGCGCGAGATTGCGGCGATGAAGCCGGCACGGGAAACCAAGCGGGCCAACCGCCGTCGTAATTCAGTGCCTTCCGTTGCGATTGCCGGATACACGAACGCCGGGAAGTCATCGCTGCTGAACAGGCTGACCGACGCCGGTGTGCTGGTGGAGAACGCACTGTTCGCCACCCTGGATCCCACCGTGCGAAAGGCCGAAACCTCCGATGGCCTCGGCTACACCCTGGCGGACACCGTGGGTTTTGTGCGTTTACTGCCCACACAGTTGGTGGAGGCCTTCCGCTCCACGTTGGAGGAAGTGGCTGACGCGGATCTGATCCTGCACGTGGTGGACGTGTCCCATCCGGACCCGGAGGGCCAGATTGCCGCAGTCCGCAAGGTCTTCAGCGAAGTGGATGCCCGCAAGGTGCCGGAGATCATAGTCCTGAACAAGGCCGACGCCGCTGATCCGTTTGTAGTGGAGCGCCTTAAGCAGCGCGAGCCGCGCCACGTGGTGGTCTCGGCCCGCACCGGCCAGGGGATCGCCGAATTGCTGCAGGCCATCAGTGACGGGATTCCCCGGCCCGGCGTGAAGCTGGAACTCCTTATTCCCTACGACCGCGGTGACCTGATCAGCAAACTGCACGAGACCGACGCCGAGATCCTGAGCCTGGATCACGGCGAGCACGGTACCCGCGCTTTGGTGATGGTGCGTGAAGGCCTTGCGGCTGAACTGGAATCCTTCATCAACCATGACTGA
- a CDS encoding ATP-dependent DNA helicase, translating into MTEVVAGEVKGTAGEQFVIELLDRAVTGMGGQSRSGQHEMARQVARAIESGDHLLVQAGTGTGKSLAYLIPLIAHSLVSNKPTLVSTATLALQTQIVGRDLPRLLKTITPALDRPVKVALVKGRSNYVCQHKLVGGFPSEEPAEGQLFSLGEDTSVPHFAAALGGPSSQLGKEVVRLREWAEKTTTGDRDELLPGVTDRAWRQVSVTSMECLGAQKCPMAAECFSELARHDAAEADVVVTNHAMLAVSAFEGLAVLPEYDVVVVDEAHELQDRVTGAVSGQLSVAMVHAAASGARKHTAITVDALNAAAANLELALAGVPNGLLPNGLNDEQLDCVDQLREACRAALSDSKGDGSQTADGGRQLARSRLMLILELCERLIVARENREVVWFSRASSFDPQQGYAQPDESAPALVNIAPLSVAGKLREGLFAGHTVVLTSATLAIGSAFEPAAGGLGLVGEGAPSWTGIDVGSPFDYPKQGILYVAGHLPKPGRGASPEALDELEALIRASGGGALCLFSSRRAAEEAAEAMRPRLGLSILCQGDSTMTALVKQFADEPDTCLFGTMSLWQGVDVPGGSCRLVVIDRIPFPRPDDPLMTARSRAVAQAGGNGFMAVSATHAAIRLAQGAGRLIRSTGDKGVVAVLDSRLATERYAGFLRAALPPFWPTTDRKIAFAALERLAGKGA; encoded by the coding sequence ATGACTGAGGTTGTGGCAGGGGAAGTCAAAGGTACGGCCGGCGAGCAGTTCGTGATCGAACTGCTCGACCGCGCCGTAACCGGCATGGGCGGTCAAAGCCGCAGCGGCCAGCACGAGATGGCAAGGCAGGTGGCCAGAGCCATCGAAAGCGGCGACCACCTCCTGGTGCAGGCCGGAACGGGGACCGGAAAGTCACTGGCCTACCTGATTCCGCTCATTGCTCACTCGCTCGTGAGCAACAAGCCCACGCTCGTGTCCACAGCCACACTTGCGCTGCAGACCCAGATTGTGGGGCGCGACCTTCCCCGGCTGCTGAAGACCATCACACCCGCCCTCGATCGCCCCGTCAAGGTGGCCCTTGTCAAGGGCCGCTCCAACTATGTGTGCCAGCATAAGCTCGTAGGCGGGTTCCCTTCTGAGGAACCCGCCGAGGGCCAGCTGTTCTCCCTCGGCGAGGACACCAGCGTCCCGCATTTCGCCGCCGCCTTGGGCGGGCCGTCGTCCCAGCTGGGGAAGGAAGTGGTGCGCCTGCGGGAGTGGGCGGAAAAGACCACCACGGGCGACCGTGATGAGCTGCTTCCCGGGGTAACGGACCGGGCCTGGCGGCAGGTGTCTGTGACGTCCATGGAATGCCTGGGCGCCCAAAAATGCCCCATGGCGGCCGAATGCTTCAGTGAACTGGCACGCCACGACGCCGCCGAGGCTGACGTGGTGGTCACCAACCATGCCATGCTCGCGGTCAGCGCCTTTGAAGGCCTCGCAGTGCTCCCCGAGTACGACGTTGTGGTGGTGGACGAGGCCCACGAATTGCAGGACCGTGTCACCGGTGCCGTGTCGGGGCAACTCTCCGTGGCAATGGTCCACGCTGCCGCGTCGGGCGCGCGCAAACACACGGCCATCACGGTGGATGCCCTCAACGCAGCTGCCGCCAACCTGGAACTCGCCCTGGCCGGGGTGCCCAACGGGCTGCTGCCCAACGGCCTCAACGACGAACAGCTGGACTGCGTGGACCAGTTGCGTGAGGCGTGCCGGGCTGCACTCTCTGATTCCAAGGGTGACGGCAGCCAAACGGCCGACGGCGGGCGGCAGCTCGCGCGCTCACGCCTGATGCTGATCCTCGAACTGTGTGAACGGCTCATTGTGGCCCGTGAGAACCGTGAAGTGGTGTGGTTTTCCCGCGCAAGTTCCTTCGACCCGCAACAGGGCTATGCCCAGCCCGACGAGTCTGCGCCAGCCCTGGTCAACATCGCGCCGCTCAGCGTTGCCGGAAAGCTCCGCGAAGGGCTGTTCGCCGGCCACACCGTGGTGCTGACCTCGGCCACGCTTGCCATCGGCTCAGCCTTTGAACCGGCCGCCGGCGGCCTGGGGCTGGTGGGGGAGGGCGCGCCGAGCTGGACCGGGATCGACGTCGGATCGCCGTTTGATTATCCCAAGCAGGGGATCCTCTACGTCGCAGGGCACCTGCCCAAGCCGGGCCGCGGGGCGTCGCCGGAGGCACTCGATGAACTTGAAGCGCTGATCCGGGCGTCCGGCGGCGGAGCCCTGTGTCTCTTTTCATCGCGCCGGGCCGCCGAGGAGGCCGCGGAGGCGATGCGTCCCAGGCTCGGCCTCAGCATTCTCTGCCAGGGCGACTCCACCATGACTGCCCTCGTGAAGCAGTTCGCGGACGAGCCCGATACCTGTCTCTTCGGAACCATGTCCCTCTGGCAGGGTGTGGATGTTCCGGGCGGATCATGCCGGCTCGTGGTGATCGACCGCATTCCGTTCCCGCGGCCGGACGATCCGCTGATGACAGCACGGTCCCGCGCCGTTGCGCAGGCCGGCGGAAACGGCTTTATGGCGGTATCGGCGACCCACGCGGCCATCCGCCTGGCCCAGGGCGCGGGCCGCCTGATCCGTTCCACCGGAGACAAAGGCGTGGTGGCCGTGCTTGATTCCCGGCTTGCCACCGAGCGCTACGCCGGATTCCTCCGCGCCGCGCTGCCGCCGTTCTGGCCCACCACGGACCGCAAGATAGCGTTTGCTGCCTTGGAAAGGCTGGCCGGGAAGGGCGCCTGA